The DNA segment ATATACTCCTGAAATGACACTTTCTTTTTATAGCATTCATCTTTCATATAATCAAGCAATGACAAAAAAATATCAGCTTTAATATAACCTGGAATGCGCGTTACAAGCTTTCCTTCTTTGTCCATAAATACAAGTGTAGGCAGGCCTTCTACTCCGCAATACGCTGCAAATTCCTGAGCAGTATAGGTTTTATTTTCAAACTGTATAGTCTGGTTTTTTTCTACATCTATCCTGATAGCTATATAATCACGGTTTAATTTTTGTTCTACTTTTGGATTGGCAAATGTTTCTTTATCCATTGTTTTACACCATATACACCAGTCAGCATAAAAATCAATGACTGCGGGTTTCTTTGTATTTTTTACAACAGTATACCCTGAATTAAAATCATACCACTTTATCTGGCTGTAAAGCCCATAGGCAC comes from the Spirochaetota bacterium genome and includes:
- a CDS encoding thioredoxin fold domain-containing protein — protein: MKKQINVILAIFLVLVSAYGLYSQIKWYDFNSGYTVVKNTKKPAVIDFYADWCIWCKTMDKETFANPKVEQKLNRDYIAIRIDVEKNQTIQFENKTYTAQEFAAYCGVEGLPTLVFMDKEGKLVTRIPGYIKADIFLSLLDYMKDECYKKKVSFQEYMQQKNCAK